In a single window of the Tiliqua scincoides isolate rTilSci1 chromosome 15, rTilSci1.hap2, whole genome shotgun sequence genome:
- the LOC136635076 gene encoding protein rtoA-like — translation MGWSSSPGIQTGRSSEDGSCSSRGSSHTWNSSETGSCSPQRIVWSSNPGIQTGRSSEDGSYSSRGSIHTWNSSETGSCSPQRIEWSSNPGIQTGRSSEDGSCSSRGSSHTWNSRKTGCSDRGSSHSGDNSLSLSLSHSRTSWLSFERCGCSPCCCSSRPRYSYQSGSQGCCSTPSFGGQSAKSAIYQYATSSQQYKY, via the exons ATGGGGTGGAGCAGCAGCCCTGGGATCCAGACTGGTAGGAGTAGCGAGGAcgggagctgcagcagcagggggagCAGCCACACCTGGAACAGCAGCGAGACCGGGAGCTGCAGCCCCCAGAGGATTGTGTGGAGCAGCAACCCTGGGATCCAGACTGGTAGGAGTAGCGAGGACGGGAGCTACAGCAGCAGGGGGAGCATCCACACCTGGAACAGCAGCGAGACCGGGAGCTGCAGCCCCCAGAGGATTGAGTGGAGCAGCAACCCTGGGATCCAGACTGGTAGGAGTAGCGAGGAcgggagctgcagcagcagggggagCAGCCACACCTGGAACAGCAGGAAGACTGGTTGCAGCGACAGGGGGAGCAGCCACAGCGGCGACAACAGCCTGAGCTTGAGCTTGAGCCACAGCAGGACATCTTGGCTGAG CTTTGAAAG GTGTGGCTGctccccctgctgctgcagctcccgTCCTCGCTACTCCTACCAGTCTGGATCCCAGGGCTGCTGCTCCACCCCATCCTTTGGGGGCCAGTCTGCCAAGAGTGCCATCTACCAGTATGCAACCAGTTCCCAGCAGTACAAATACTAA